The Glycine soja cultivar W05 chromosome 9, ASM419377v2, whole genome shotgun sequence sequence AGTTTCGTAATTTCTTTCTATAGCAGAACAGACCCATACGtcttatttttgaatttgagaGACTGAAACTAAATGTTTTATGCTACGTATTGCTTCTATATTCTTTTCTAATCTAAGCACAATACcactttgtttttatatttatttgtggggataaaattttaaaacatattattaCCATATGTAAATCAGATtgactttttatattaattaattatacttgtCGTAGATAGAGTTAAATTTTATTGGACCAGTAAGTCCAGGATCATTTTGGCTTAAATTGATTAAGGTTCTGCTGTAAAACATGAGAATTATTCTCCAACTTTTaccaaatatattgaaatactGTTGGATATCACTGTAGACTGTCTAGAATCTCAACCAAACAGGCAAACACATCAGAGAAACCATACTGAACACTACTACTTCACTGATAAACACGAGCTGATCACTTATTCATATAATAGCATTAGTACTATGAAAAGCCAGAACTCTTTACTCCAGCTCCTTCAGAAAATCTTGATTGTCAACCAAAACCTACAAAAATTCATACAAAATGAATCATACCACATACTCACCATTGATAATGGCAGAAATTTAACACAAGCAAGAGTAGAAATATGCACATGCTCAAAGAAATGCACTTCATTTCAGCCAACAGGTTAAGAAAAAAACCTTATTATCATTGATGAAGAGAAGGCACTATTAATAATGTTTTGCTAGCTGCAGAAACAATTGTTTTCCTCATATtcataattatgcatattcaaatTCATAGTTGATGACAATAGAAACATTATACTATCATCAAATTACAATTGTAGTTGCCCGAGTATGCACATATGCATGTGTTCTACATGTCATAATTCACCTATTATTTCATCTCATGATTATacaataaaagaaatagaaagtaAGCCACACCCTCACAACATAAagtttaaacaaaaagaaaattcttacAGTTTTCCATCCATCAGGATCTAAGAAAGAAGTGATCTTTGTGTTAAGGCCAGGAACTGGTCCTGGTTGCCGAGTAATCTTCCCTCCAAGCTCTTGTGTGACTATGTTGACAACCTCAGCACTCTTGTATACATCATCAGTACCAATAGCAACCTGTATATGCAGCACACAAATTTTAACTTCAAGGGGTACAGAAATGTGAAGATAGCTGGTTTAGGCTTCCAGAATGAAATACTCCCTCCGTCCCTATATCTAAGATTCTTTCAACTAATTTACACCccttaagaaaattagtttaattagttaatcgcattaaatttttcaataaattatactACTCTTCCAAGATTATCCTTCATTTCTCTCTCCACTTAATTGCTTCTcgcctaattaattaatatggctTCTTCTATTCTCCAATCCTAATAAGAGAGagaatgtaattaattaagggtattatagaaaaacaataattaatgaaCCAAACAATTAGAAGAGAGTCTTAGGGACAAACAATAAAGTGAAAAGGGTCTTATATATAGGGACGGAGGGAGTATAACATAATAAGTATTAACTAACCTGTGCATAAGCATTTCCCTTGGTGTATTCAGTGACACCATAGTTATATGTCAGCTCCAACACAGTTGTCTCATGCTCCTCTGCATACCCAAGCATAGCTATAGTATACTGTAAGATATGCAACATAATCCAGGAAAAATCATAAGTCAAACCTAAGAAGTCAAAAAGCTTTGGTATGAAATATGTCCTGCCTTAAGTGGATTGCTAAGATCAAAAAGGAAACTCACCTTGTATTCAGGTCTATCAGTCTTCTTTACCACCCTCAAACCCAAAGTCTGCACAAACATGATCCAATAGTTAATAAAACCCAGTAAAACTTAAAAACATAATATACCAACTGCATTGTCATGGATTTTTGTGTCCATCACaagcaaaaacaaataatttccaACCCAGATCCATAATGCCACACAAATCCATAAAACCAATCAATGAAACAGATTTCAAAATTATCAGTATAAGCACTAGACCCTACACATTCTACTCAACCCAAGGCTTCACCTTGCACATTCCCTccttaaagagagaaaaggaaaatggaTAAGTAGAGTACCAGGCAACATGTTAGATCTACAATCCATTCATGAAACTTCTCATAATAACTAACGCCTTTAGGATAGTTGGTTAATGACATGATATTAGAGCCTCTATGACCAAGTAATCCAGAGTTAGAACCTTATTACTCACATATATCTGAATAAACATTGAAATTCAGCACATGGTAACTGGGTATGTGGATTGTCCATGCTTCAAGCCTAAATAGGCTCTTGCGGAAAGGGGAAATAATAGTAgatgtaaaaagtaaaaagcatTCATGAGCATTCACTTAAGCTAAGTTTGTTTTCCCACCAAAAGCTTGGTAGCACGAATTCTGATGTAGTTCAACAGAGAAGTAACAAAGGCTTTGACAAAAGTACGTAGGAGTTGCCTAGTGTGACTCAAATATTCAACGGAGAAGTACCCAAACatccatttaaatatttaatagctTAAGCTTTTGGGCAGTAGGTTCAAGGCATAActgaaagtgttttttttatattaataagaaAGATTTACTTAGTGTGACTGAATGTACTGAACACATAACATTCTCTCTAGAAATTTCCACTATTTTTTATCCCACATGCCTAGAATTGATTTGCCACTTTCCCAGTGGAGTATGATCCAGGCAGGAAATAATTGAGGGAGGTGATACACAGAActtatatcatcaaaatatcaGCAGAAAGTGAGGCTTCTGTAAAGAAAAAGCAAATAATAGCAATAGAaagtatgaaaattttataaattataagttgGTAGACATGAATATTTATGCAACTGTGTTATGAGCAAATGACTTAAAACAGTTTTTATGGAGATGAATGTGGTTTTATATTAAATTGCATGCTCATGAATAGAAAAACATGACTTGGACTGTCACCTTTTCATAAAACTTAATTGAGCGCTCTAAATCACCAACGCGAAGCATTACTTGACACAATGGCTCAGGGGTGGAAGATCTTTGAATGAGCTCAAAAGCATAACCATCAGGATCCTTCACGAAGGCAATAACAGACTTCCCACCCTTAACTGGACCCGGCTCCCTGGTGATATTTCCACCCTTAGCCCGGATGTCTTCAACCAATTTGTAAACCTAAAAGTGGAAGAGATATATACACTTCAATTTCAGTACAAAAGGTCGAATAAATGGTCAGCCTGTGGTGAAGGCAAGACTCTGGCTTACATCTGGAGTTGCGATAGCAAAATGTCCAAAGCCAGTTCCAATATCATATGAGGTCACCCCATAATCTGACCAAAAACATCATATGTGGAGATAAGTCATGCCATGCCCAATTCAATCAAACACATAACGGATGGTAGACAAAAGATACATATAATCAGAGAATCACAAGAAATGTTATGCATGAATTCAAAAGGTTGACAGAGCAAAACATACTATATGTTAATTCCACAACAAAATGGGATTGTTCAGGGCCAAATCCAAGAAAAGCATTGGCATATTTCTCTTCTGGAATATCTCTTTTCCTCAAAAGCTTCATCCCAAAACATTCAGTATAAAACCTGATAGAACGATAAGGAAACAATGAGCATCTAAACACACTTCAGAGCGAATTTCAACAACCCAAGTCAGCAAAAATCCTACTTAATGGTGCGATCAAGATCACCAACACGATACACAACATGCAGGAAGCGGCGCTTATCTTTCTTAGGCCACTCCAACAACTCAGCATTAGATTGTGTAGCCTCAGCCATATTCAATGCGGAATGCAAATGCTCTGCAACAACATTCAGAAACCTTCTTTAACGCATAGTGAAATTCAATTAACACCAAGTGGTgaccagaaaaaagaaaaataaggctgatctagcatttttttattaattaaaaaattcaactcGTTAACAAAGTAACAACAAACAGACCCTTCAGCCTCCACAGGTTTGGAATGCAAAAtagaaaagtaaataaataaaaaagcatgCTATTTgacaaatgaataaaaaattacacactCATAAATGCCAATTGCCTAATGAATCACAAATCTCACGTTGGATAGCAACAATTGTAGATAAATGTGAatgaaattgaaggggatgaaGAAATCAAAGAGACAAAAACCCCATTTCCGGAGAGAGGTGTCTAACCGGTGAAAATAGTGAAGATTGCGAGACAAAGAACGACAAACCAGAACAATCTCCGACACTGAGGACGTGTAGCTTTATAAAGTAACATTAGTCATCTGAGTAAGTGAGTGAGTGATAATGTAACAGCCTGTCACTTAAATTGTCTACGTGGCCGCCGATTATTAGTTAATGTATAAGGACAGAGTTGTGGGTATTGTGAAGCATTGATCCATCATAAGGCCCGGACCAGACCACCCTTTAGGTAAGCACATTTAATTTCTCCCAAGAAATTAAATggcatttatgtttttttttaatgttgttgcTGCCCCaaataaagttataaatat is a genomic window containing:
- the LOC114425549 gene encoding lactoylglutathione lyase GLX1-like isoform X3; protein product: MAEATQSNAELLEWPKKDKRRFLHVVYRVGDLDRTIKFYTECFGMKLLRKRDIPEEKYANAFLGFGPEQSHFVVELTYNYGVTSYDIGTGFGHFAIATPDVYKLVEDIRAKGGNITREPGPVKGGKSVIAFVKDPDGYAFELIQRSSTPEPLCQVMLRVGDLERSIKFYEKTLGLRVVKKTDRPEYKYTIAMLGYAEEHETTVLELTYNYGVTEYTKGNAYAQVAIGTDDVYKSAEVVNIVTQELGGKITRQPGPVPGLNTKITSFLDPDGWKTVLVDNQDFLKELE
- the LOC114425549 gene encoding lactoylglutathione lyase GLX1-like isoform X1 codes for the protein MLLYKATRPQCRRLFWFVVLCLAIFTIFTEHLHSALNMAEATQSNAELLEWPKKDKRRFLHVVYRVGDLDRTIKFYTECFGMKLLRKRDIPEEKYANAFLGFGPEQSHFVVELTYNYGVTSYDIGTGFGHFAIATPDVYKLVEDIRAKGGNITREPGPVKGGKSVIAFVKDPDGYAFELIQRSSTPEPLCQVMLRVGDLERSIKFYEKTLGLRVVKKTDRPEYKYTIAMLGYAEEHETTVLELTYNYGVTEYTKGNAYAQVAIGTDDVYKSAEVVNIVTQELGGKITRQPGPVPGLNTKITSFLDPDGWKTVLVDNQDFLKELE
- the LOC114425549 gene encoding lactoylglutathione lyase GLX1-like isoform X2, whose product is MKHLHSALNMAEATQSNAELLEWPKKDKRRFLHVVYRVGDLDRTIKFYTECFGMKLLRKRDIPEEKYANAFLGFGPEQSHFVVELTYNYGVTSYDIGTGFGHFAIATPDVYKLVEDIRAKGGNITREPGPVKGGKSVIAFVKDPDGYAFELIQRSSTPEPLCQVMLRVGDLERSIKFYEKTLGLRVVKKTDRPEYKYTIAMLGYAEEHETTVLELTYNYGVTEYTKGNAYAQVAIGTDDVYKSAEVVNIVTQELGGKITRQPGPVPGLNTKITSFLDPDGWKTVLVDNQDFLKELE